Proteins encoded within one genomic window of Girardinichthys multiradiatus isolate DD_20200921_A chromosome 21, DD_fGirMul_XY1, whole genome shotgun sequence:
- the xylb gene encoding xylulose kinase isoform X2, whose product MWVKALDLLLDKMKRASFTFSQVKALSGSGQQHGSVFWKKGAAQTLAQLDPGQHLSQQLQDSFSVQDSPVWMDSSSSQQCQDLEKAAGGAMRLAEITGSRAYERFTGNQISKLQQIRADLFQQTERISLVSSFAASLFLGGYAAIDYSDGSGMNLLDIQARSWSQICLEATAPNLDQLLGAPLPSASVLGPVSSYFVHRYGFSESCRVVAFTGDNPASLAGMRLHQGDVAVSLGTSDTVFLWLQEPRPALEGHIFCNPVELQAYMALLCFKNGSLTRERIRNQCAAGSWEDFSDALRETAIGNNRNIGFYFDIMEITPPAVGVHRFDPNDCEVSGWSPEVEVRALVEGQFLSRRLHAERLGYSIIPGTRVLATGGASANKQILQVLSDVFNAPVYTIDLSNSACLGSAYRALHGLVAESGISFLDVVKKAPEPQLVCTPNLAAQQVYDQMLKRFPQLEERVLQKTYA is encoded by the exons ATGTGGGTCAAG GCTCTGGACCTGCTGTTGGACAAGATGAAGAGAGCTAGCTTCACCTTCTCCCAGGTCAAAGCGTTGTCAGGCAGCGGACAG CAACATGGGAGTGTGTTCTGGAAGAAAGGAGCTGCTCAGACTCTGGCCCAGCTGGACCCGGGTCAACACCTGTCCCAGCAGCTGCAG GATAGCTTCTCAGTTCAGGACAGTCCAGTGTGGATGGACTCCAGCAGTAGTCAACAATGCcaggacttggagaaggcagcAGGGGGCGCTATGAGACTGGCGGAGATCACTGGCTCCAGGGCCTATGAG cGCTTCACAGGAAACCAGATCTCCAAACTTCAGCAGATCCGAGCAGACCTTTTCCAACAAACTGAG AGGATCTCATTGGTCAGCAGCTTTGCAGCCTCTCTCTTCCTTGGTGGTTACGCTGCCATCGACTACAGCGATG GTTCTGGGATGAATCTGTTGGACATCCAGGCCAGAAGCTGGTCTCAAATCTGTCTGGAAGCAACAGCTCCTAACCTGGATCAACTGCTAGGAGCTCCACTTCCATCTGCCTCTGTACTG GGTCCTGTCTCCTCATACTTTGTTCATCGGTATGGTTTCTCTGAGAGCTGCAGGGTGGTGGCGTTTACTGGAGATAATCCAG CATCCCTGGCAGGAATGAGGCTCCATCAGGGAGACGTTGCT GTCAGCTTGGGGACTAGTGACACGGTGTTCCTGTGGCTCCAGGAGCCGCGGCCTGCCCTTGAGGGCCATATCTTCTGCaaccctgtggagctgcagGCGTACATGGCCCTGCTGTG cTTCAAGAACGGATCACTGACCAGAGAACGGATCAGGAACCAGTGTGCTGCAGGATCCTGGGAAGATTTCTCTGATGCTTTGAGGGAGACGGCGATTGGAAACAACAGGAACATTG gcttttattttgatatcatGGAGATCACTCCTCCTGCTGTTGGTGTTCATCGCTTCGACCCAAACGACTGTGAG GTGTCCGGGTGGAGTCCTGAGGTGGAAGTCAGGGCTCTGGTTGAGGGTCAGTTTCTGTCCCGCAGGCTCCACGCAGAGAGACTCGGATACTCCATCA TTCCAGGAACCAGAGTTTTGGCCACTGGAGGAGCTTCTGCCAACAAGCAGATCCTGCAG GTTCTGTCTGACGTGTTCAACGCTCCGGTTTACACCATCGACCTGTCCAACTCGGCCTGCTTAGGCTCCGCCTACCGAGCTCTGCATG GTTTAGTGGCAGAATCTGGAATCTCCTTCCTAGATGTGGTGAAGAAAGCTCCAGAACCTCAGCTGGTCTGCACCCCCAACCTTGCAGCACAGCAG GTGTACGACCAGATGTTAAAGCGCTTTCCACAGCTGGAGGAAAGGGTCCTGCAAAAGACTTACGCCTGA
- the xylb gene encoding xylulose kinase isoform X1 has translation MAAVPDSPLYLGLDFSTQQLKVVAIDGDLSVVHQDSVQFDSELPEFRTQGGVHIHADKLTVTSPVLMWVKALDLLLDKMKRASFTFSQVKALSGSGQQHGSVFWKKGAAQTLAQLDPGQHLSQQLQDSFSVQDSPVWMDSSSSQQCQDLEKAAGGAMRLAEITGSRAYERFTGNQISKLQQIRADLFQQTERISLVSSFAASLFLGGYAAIDYSDGSGMNLLDIQARSWSQICLEATAPNLDQLLGAPLPSASVLGPVSSYFVHRYGFSESCRVVAFTGDNPASLAGMRLHQGDVAVSLGTSDTVFLWLQEPRPALEGHIFCNPVELQAYMALLCFKNGSLTRERIRNQCAAGSWEDFSDALRETAIGNNRNIGFYFDIMEITPPAVGVHRFDPNDCEVSGWSPEVEVRALVEGQFLSRRLHAERLGYSIIPGTRVLATGGASANKQILQVLSDVFNAPVYTIDLSNSACLGSAYRALHGLVAESGISFLDVVKKAPEPQLVCTPNLAAQQVYDQMLKRFPQLEERVLQKTYA, from the exons ATGGCTGCAGtaccggactctcctctctatCTGGGCCTGGATTTCAGCACCCAGCAG TTGAAGGTGGTGGCTATTGATGGAGACCTCAGTGTGGTCCATCAGGACAGTGTACAGTTTGACTCTGAGCTGCCTGAGTTCAG gACTCAGGGAGGAGTTCATATCCATGCTGATAAACTGACTGTCACATCACCAGTTCTCATGTGGGTCAAG GCTCTGGACCTGCTGTTGGACAAGATGAAGAGAGCTAGCTTCACCTTCTCCCAGGTCAAAGCGTTGTCAGGCAGCGGACAG CAACATGGGAGTGTGTTCTGGAAGAAAGGAGCTGCTCAGACTCTGGCCCAGCTGGACCCGGGTCAACACCTGTCCCAGCAGCTGCAG GATAGCTTCTCAGTTCAGGACAGTCCAGTGTGGATGGACTCCAGCAGTAGTCAACAATGCcaggacttggagaaggcagcAGGGGGCGCTATGAGACTGGCGGAGATCACTGGCTCCAGGGCCTATGAG cGCTTCACAGGAAACCAGATCTCCAAACTTCAGCAGATCCGAGCAGACCTTTTCCAACAAACTGAG AGGATCTCATTGGTCAGCAGCTTTGCAGCCTCTCTCTTCCTTGGTGGTTACGCTGCCATCGACTACAGCGATG GTTCTGGGATGAATCTGTTGGACATCCAGGCCAGAAGCTGGTCTCAAATCTGTCTGGAAGCAACAGCTCCTAACCTGGATCAACTGCTAGGAGCTCCACTTCCATCTGCCTCTGTACTG GGTCCTGTCTCCTCATACTTTGTTCATCGGTATGGTTTCTCTGAGAGCTGCAGGGTGGTGGCGTTTACTGGAGATAATCCAG CATCCCTGGCAGGAATGAGGCTCCATCAGGGAGACGTTGCT GTCAGCTTGGGGACTAGTGACACGGTGTTCCTGTGGCTCCAGGAGCCGCGGCCTGCCCTTGAGGGCCATATCTTCTGCaaccctgtggagctgcagGCGTACATGGCCCTGCTGTG cTTCAAGAACGGATCACTGACCAGAGAACGGATCAGGAACCAGTGTGCTGCAGGATCCTGGGAAGATTTCTCTGATGCTTTGAGGGAGACGGCGATTGGAAACAACAGGAACATTG gcttttattttgatatcatGGAGATCACTCCTCCTGCTGTTGGTGTTCATCGCTTCGACCCAAACGACTGTGAG GTGTCCGGGTGGAGTCCTGAGGTGGAAGTCAGGGCTCTGGTTGAGGGTCAGTTTCTGTCCCGCAGGCTCCACGCAGAGAGACTCGGATACTCCATCA TTCCAGGAACCAGAGTTTTGGCCACTGGAGGAGCTTCTGCCAACAAGCAGATCCTGCAG GTTCTGTCTGACGTGTTCAACGCTCCGGTTTACACCATCGACCTGTCCAACTCGGCCTGCTTAGGCTCCGCCTACCGAGCTCTGCATG GTTTAGTGGCAGAATCTGGAATCTCCTTCCTAGATGTGGTGAAGAAAGCTCCAGAACCTCAGCTGGTCTGCACCCCCAACCTTGCAGCACAGCAG GTGTACGACCAGATGTTAAAGCGCTTTCCACAGCTGGAGGAAAGGGTCCTGCAAAAGACTTACGCCTGA